One part of the Thermodesulfovibrio sp. 3462-1 genome encodes these proteins:
- a CDS encoding [Fe-Fe] hydrogenase large subunit C-terminal domain-containing protein: MVRKVKTFKGDGGVPNDTGTYRKGELRGIIKIDQETCVGCDTCRTVCPAGAVKGSVGEKHSIDVDRCINCGQCLLNCPFGAIEQMSFVDHVIEKLKDKKTKVVAIIAPAVRVAIAEEFGAEPGTLTVGRLWAALKTAGFDIYENNFAADQTILEEGTELLARVAAHSGLKELPVELWGKKIVLEVEEFKHKPLPQFTSCCPAWVRYAEIYYPKVLPNISSCKSPQQMAGATAKTYGAKDVWKVKPENIFTVGVMPCTAKIFEASRPEFDSAGRFLKISGMRDVDAVLTTRDLAEVFRKLNINPMKLPEERQPKDFMQYTGGATIFGVSGGVMEAAVRFAFHVLSGLEPKAMSPQWDFEDVRGYRHPVVSATIPVPLKADYKKAFKTDQLNIKVCVVNGIGPDGAHLKPVIEDVVAGKSPYHFIEVMTCPGGCINGGGQPCHPVELSLWEKFLYALAGSAKK, translated from the coding sequence ATGGTAAGGAAAGTTAAAACTTTCAAAGGTGATGGAGGAGTTCCAAATGACACTGGAACTTATCGAAAAGGAGAGTTAAGAGGAATTATCAAAATTGATCAGGAAACATGTGTTGGATGTGATACCTGTAGAACTGTATGTCCTGCAGGAGCTGTTAAAGGCTCTGTAGGAGAAAAACACTCAATTGATGTTGACCGATGTATTAACTGTGGACAGTGTTTACTTAACTGTCCCTTTGGTGCAATTGAGCAGATGAGCTTTGTTGATCATGTTATTGAAAAGCTTAAAGACAAAAAAACAAAGGTGGTTGCAATTATTGCTCCTGCTGTAAGAGTTGCAATTGCAGAGGAATTTGGAGCTGAGCCTGGAACTTTAACAGTAGGAAGACTCTGGGCAGCTTTAAAAACAGCAGGATTTGATATTTATGAAAACAACTTTGCTGCTGACCAGACAATTCTTGAAGAAGGAACAGAACTTCTTGCAAGAGTTGCAGCTCATTCAGGACTAAAGGAACTTCCAGTTGAACTGTGGGGTAAAAAGATAGTTCTTGAAGTAGAAGAATTTAAACACAAACCTCTTCCTCAATTCACATCCTGTTGTCCTGCATGGGTAAGGTATGCGGAAATTTATTATCCAAAAGTATTACCAAATATTTCTTCCTGTAAATCACCTCAGCAGATGGCAGGAGCCACAGCAAAAACCTATGGTGCTAAAGATGTCTGGAAGGTAAAGCCTGAAAATATTTTCACAGTTGGAGTAATGCCCTGTACAGCAAAAATATTTGAGGCATCCCGTCCTGAATTTGATTCTGCAGGAAGATTTTTAAAAATAAGTGGAATGAGAGATGTAGATGCTGTTCTTACAACAAGAGACCTTGCAGAGGTTTTCAGAAAACTCAATATTAATCCAATGAAGCTTCCTGAAGAAAGACAGCCAAAAGATTTTATGCAATATACAGGTGGTGCTACTATATTTGGTGTTAGTGGCGGAGTTATGGAAGCAGCAGTAAGATTTGCTTTCCATGTTCTTTCAGGGCTTGAACCAAAAGCAATGAGTCCTCAGTGGGATTTTGAAGATGTAAGAGGATATAGGCATCCTGTTGTTTCTGCCACAATTCCTGTGCCATTAAAAGCAGATTATAAAAAAGCTTTCAAAACAGATCAACTTAATATAAAAGTTTGTGTTGTAAACGGAATAGGGCCTGATGGTGCTCATCTTAAACCTGTGATTGAAGATGTAGTTGCAGGTAAAAGTCCTTATCACTTTATTGAAGTAATGACATGTCCAGGTGGATGCATAAATGGTGGTGGACAGCCTTGCCATCCAGTTGAACTCAGTTTGTGGGAAAAATTTCTTTATGCTCTTGCTGGCTCAGCAAAGAAATAA
- a CDS encoding NADH-dependent [FeFe] hydrogenase, group A6 — protein sequence MANVTLTIDGQKVTVPEGTTILKAAEKAGVKIPTLCFLEHVGLRHIKHDVGACRVCVVEVEGKKDLVSSCNTPVEEGMVIRTHTPKVIAARKLNLEMMLSDHHLDCPTCPKNGICELQAICAELNVRQIRPQGEKKDFPIDDSSPSIMRNPNKCILCQRCITACKVLQTVDALELYGNGFDAVVRPKGGLPLIETQCVACGQCALVCPTAAIVEKDDTWKVWEAIADPNKHVVVQTAPATHVTIGEAFGLPVGTDITGKMVAALKRLGFDAVFDTNWSADLTIMEEGYELIHRIKNNGVLPQFTSCSPGWIKFVEEFYPDLIPHISSCKSPQQMLGPIAKTYYAEKKGINPENIFVVSIMPCTAKKYEAARPEMNAASKYWNNPNITRDVDVVLTSRELIRMIREAGIDFANLPDEKYDPIMGEGTGAAQIFGATGGVMEAALRTAYEVVTGKTLPRLDFEDVRGMKDIKEASVNMNGVTVKVLVAHSLGAARQLMDKIRAGELKDYHFIEIMACPGGCIGGGGQPIPTTVEERELRIKGIYERDKKLPIRKSHENPEIQAIYKEFLKEPLGHKSHQLLHTHYTPRGKK from the coding sequence ATGGCCAATGTAACACTTACAATTGACGGGCAAAAAGTTACAGTGCCTGAGGGAACAACAATACTTAAGGCTGCAGAAAAAGCAGGGGTTAAAATTCCTACTCTTTGTTTTCTTGAACATGTTGGATTAAGACATATAAAACATGATGTGGGAGCATGCAGGGTTTGTGTTGTAGAAGTAGAGGGTAAAAAGGATCTTGTATCATCCTGCAACACACCTGTTGAAGAAGGCATGGTAATTCGTACACATACTCCCAAAGTTATTGCAGCAAGAAAGCTTAATCTTGAGATGATGCTTAGTGACCATCATCTTGACTGTCCTACATGTCCAAAAAATGGTATATGTGAGCTGCAGGCAATCTGTGCAGAACTCAATGTTAGACAGATAAGACCTCAGGGAGAGAAAAAAGATTTCCCAATAGATGATTCATCTCCATCAATAATGAGAAATCCAAATAAATGTATTCTCTGTCAAAGATGTATTACTGCCTGCAAGGTTTTACAGACAGTTGATGCTTTGGAGCTTTATGGAAATGGTTTTGATGCAGTTGTAAGACCAAAAGGTGGACTACCTCTCATTGAAACTCAATGCGTTGCCTGCGGGCAGTGTGCTCTTGTGTGTCCTACTGCTGCAATAGTTGAAAAGGATGACACATGGAAAGTATGGGAAGCAATTGCTGATCCAAACAAACATGTAGTTGTTCAAACAGCACCTGCTACCCATGTAACAATAGGAGAAGCCTTTGGACTTCCTGTTGGAACTGACATTACAGGAAAAATGGTTGCAGCACTGAAAAGACTTGGGTTTGATGCAGTTTTTGATACAAACTGGTCAGCAGACCTGACAATAATGGAAGAAGGATATGAGCTCATTCACAGAATCAAGAACAATGGGGTTCTACCTCAATTTACATCCTGTTCACCTGGATGGATAAAGTTTGTTGAGGAGTTTTATCCTGATTTAATTCCTCACATCTCTTCTTGTAAATCACCTCAGCAGATGTTAGGGCCAATTGCAAAAACATACTATGCTGAGAAAAAAGGAATAAATCCTGAAAATATTTTTGTTGTTTCTATTATGCCCTGCACAGCAAAGAAATACGAAGCAGCCCGTCCAGAGATGAATGCAGCTTCTAAATACTGGAACAATCCCAATATTACGAGAGATGTGGATGTAGTGCTTACATCAAGAGAGCTCATAAGGATGATTCGTGAGGCAGGAATTGATTTTGCAAATCTTCCGGATGAAAAGTATGATCCAATAATGGGTGAAGGAACTGGAGCTGCCCAAATATTTGGTGCAACAGGTGGAGTTATGGAAGCAGCCTTAAGAACAGCCTATGAAGTTGTTACAGGAAAAACCCTTCCAAGACTTGATTTTGAAGATGTAAGAGGAATGAAGGACATTAAAGAGGCATCAGTAAATATGAACGGAGTAACAGTAAAGGTTCTTGTTGCTCATTCACTCGGTGCAGCAAGACAGCTCATGGATAAGATAAGGGCAGGGGAGCTTAAGGATTATCACTTTATAGAGATTATGGCATGTCCAGGTGGATGTATTGGTGGAGGCGGGCAGCCGATTCCGACAACTGTTGAAGAGAGAGAGCTTCGTATAAAAGGAATTTATGAAAGAGATAAGAAACTACCTATCAGAAAGAGTCATGAAAACCCTGAAATTCAAGCAATTTATAAAGAATTCCTTAAGGAACCTCTTGGACATAAGTCTCATCAACTGCTTCACACTCATTACACTCCAAGAGGTAAAAAATAA
- a CDS encoding NADH-ubiquinone oxidoreductase-F iron-sulfur binding region domain-containing protein, which translates to MAEIIDFFLDYTQQNSCAECIPCRIGTKRMQEIVKKIFNGSISDRELSLLYDFAEDIGASSKCDLGKMAGKAVKFALQYCKNDIDAHIKGSCGHTIPANPGWQSIMMK; encoded by the coding sequence ATGGCAGAAATAATTGACTTTTTCCTTGACTACACCCAACAAAACTCCTGTGCTGAATGTATTCCATGTAGAATCGGCACAAAGAGAATGCAGGAAATTGTCAAAAAAATTTTTAATGGTTCAATTTCAGACAGAGAACTCTCTCTTCTCTATGATTTTGCAGAGGATATTGGTGCATCAAGCAAGTGTGATCTCGGAAAAATGGCAGGTAAGGCTGTGAAGTTTGCTCTTCAGTACTGCAAAAATGATATTGATGCACACATTAAAGGAAGCTGTGGGCATACAATCCCAGCCAATCCTGGCTGGCAATCAATAATGATGAAATAA
- the fabF gene encoding beta-ketoacyl-ACP synthase II, with translation MGKRRVVVTGMGMVSPLGLDVKSTWEAILQGKSGVSYITHFDAKDYPVRIAAEVKGFDPANYIEQKEIKKMDRFIHFAIAATEMALQDSGLKITPQNSERIGIVIGSGMGGLPTIEYYHKLLLEKGWKRVTPFFIPMVIVNLAAGQISIRYGIKGPNLAVTTACATGNHSIGEAFRMIQYGDADVMIAGGTEAVITPMAVAGFAIMRALSTRNDEPEKASRPFDIDRDGFVMGEGSGIIILEELEHALKRGAKIYAELVGYGMSSDAYHITAPAPEGEGGARCMKMAINDAGIHPEEVDYINAHGTGTKQGDELETQAIKTVFGEHAYKLCVSSTKSMTGHLLGAAGGVEAIFTVLSIYENIVPPTINLDNPDPECDLDYVPYKPKKKEIRYAITNSFGFGGTNASLVFKKF, from the coding sequence ATGGGTAAAAGAAGAGTTGTTGTGACCGGGATGGGAATGGTTTCCCCTCTCGGTCTTGATGTTAAATCTACATGGGAGGCAATTCTTCAGGGCAAATCTGGAGTTTCTTATATTACCCATTTCGATGCGAAAGACTATCCTGTAAGAATTGCAGCAGAAGTTAAAGGTTTTGATCCTGCGAACTACATTGAACAAAAAGAAATAAAAAAAATGGATAGATTTATCCATTTTGCAATTGCTGCCACTGAGATGGCACTGCAGGATTCAGGTTTAAAAATCACTCCTCAGAATTCTGAAAGAATCGGAATTGTGATTGGCTCAGGCATGGGAGGACTTCCAACCATTGAATATTACCACAAATTATTGCTTGAGAAAGGATGGAAAAGGGTAACTCCATTTTTCATTCCTATGGTTATTGTTAATCTTGCTGCTGGTCAGATATCCATAAGATATGGAATAAAGGGACCAAATCTTGCAGTAACAACTGCCTGTGCAACAGGAAATCATTCAATTGGAGAAGCTTTCAGAATGATTCAGTATGGAGATGCGGATGTAATGATTGCAGGTGGCACAGAGGCTGTTATCACACCAATGGCGGTAGCAGGATTTGCCATAATGAGAGCTCTTTCAACAAGAAATGATGAGCCTGAAAAAGCAAGCAGACCTTTTGACATTGATAGAGATGGATTTGTAATGGGTGAAGGAAGTGGAATTATTATTCTTGAAGAGCTTGAACATGCTTTGAAAAGAGGAGCAAAAATTTATGCAGAACTTGTCGGATATGGAATGAGTTCAGATGCCTATCATATTACAGCACCTGCACCAGAAGGAGAGGGTGGAGCAAGATGTATGAAAATGGCAATAAATGATGCTGGAATTCATCCAGAAGAAGTTGATTATATAAATGCACATGGAACAGGGACAAAGCAAGGAGACGAGCTTGAGACTCAGGCAATAAAGACAGTTTTTGGTGAACATGCCTACAAACTCTGCGTAAGCTCTACAAAATCTATGACAGGACATCTTCTTGGTGCTGCTGGTGGAGTTGAAGCAATTTTTACAGTTTTAAGTATTTATGAAAATATTGTCCCACCAACCATTAATCTTGACAATCCAGACCCCGAATGCGACCTTGACTATGTTCCTTATAAACCAAAGAAGAAAGAAATTAGGTATGCAATAACAAACTCATTTGGTTTTGGTGGAACAAATGCTTCCCTTGTATTTAAAAAATTTTAA
- the acpP gene encoding acyl carrier protein: MVEEKVKEIIAKQLGVEVSQVTPEASFVEDLGADSLDTVELVMAFEEAFGIEIPDEDAEKISKVKDAIEYIKNKTGQA; encoded by the coding sequence ATGGTAGAAGAAAAGGTAAAGGAAATTATAGCAAAACAGCTTGGTGTTGAAGTATCTCAGGTAACCCCTGAAGCATCCTTTGTGGAGGACCTTGGAGCAGACTCTCTTGATACTGTTGAGCTGGTTATGGCATTTGAAGAGGCATTTGGTATTGAGATTCCGGATGAGGACGCTGAAAAGATTAGCAAGGTAAAGGATGCAATTGAGTACATAAAAAATAAAACAGGTCAGGCATAA
- the fabG gene encoding 3-oxoacyl-[acyl-carrier-protein] reductase, which yields MKGQTAIITGSSRGIGRTTAEEFAKRGVNTVIVDINGGNAEKVAEEIKSLYGVETLGVKADVSNSEDVRKLFDEAVKKFSKIDILVNNAGITRDNLLIRMKDEEWDAVLNINLKGAFLCCREAVKIMSKNKYGRIINIASVVAFIGNPGQVNYSASKAGLVALTKTLAKEYASRGITVNAVAPGFIQTAMTEQLPEKVKEEMLRMIPLQRFGTTQDVANAIIFLALPESGYITGQVIHVNGGMYM from the coding sequence ATGAAAGGGCAGACAGCTATAATAACTGGTTCTTCAAGAGGTATTGGTAGAACAACTGCAGAAGAGTTTGCTAAAAGAGGAGTAAACACTGTAATTGTTGATATAAATGGAGGTAATGCTGAAAAAGTTGCAGAAGAAATTAAATCTCTTTATGGTGTTGAAACCTTAGGAGTTAAAGCAGATGTTTCTAATTCAGAAGATGTAAGAAAGCTTTTTGATGAAGCAGTTAAAAAATTTTCTAAAATTGATATTCTTGTAAACAATGCAGGAATAACAAGAGATAATCTTCTTATAAGGATGAAAGATGAAGAATGGGATGCTGTTTTAAACATAAACCTTAAAGGTGCATTTCTATGCTGCCGTGAAGCAGTGAAAATCATGTCAAAAAACAAGTATGGTAGAATTATAAATATTGCCTCTGTTGTGGCTTTTATAGGAAATCCTGGACAGGTTAACTATTCAGCATCTAAAGCAGGACTGGTAGCTTTAACAAAAACTCTGGCTAAAGAGTATGCTTCCCGAGGAATTACTGTTAATGCTGTTGCTCCAGGTTTTATTCAAACAGCCATGACAGAGCAGTTGCCTGAAAAAGTTAAAGAAGAGATGCTACGTATGATTCCACTTCAGAGATTTGGAACAACGCAGGATGTTGCAAACGCTATAATATTTCTGGCTTTGCCAGAATCTGGATACATAACCGGACAGGTTATTCATGTAAATGGCGGAATGTACATGTAA